A region of Oncorhynchus kisutch isolate 150728-3 linkage group LG29, Okis_V2, whole genome shotgun sequence DNA encodes the following proteins:
- the LOC109873696 gene encoding period circadian protein homolog 1 isoform X3, translating to MSDENAYTTSVNDTSGVGVEENVVGLKAGCQSPESGLSQTGSSGSSNGKRTRSGGKSSPKSSNSDDTDAHSSGNDSAEREVEGHMGRETSTCSSSHNGKESAMETTESKSSMVYSLLSGSSEQDHPSTSGCSSDQPARLQTQRELLKALKELKIRMPADHWAKGRSSTLASLQYALNCVKQVRANQEYYHQWSVEESHGCSLDLSSFTTEELDNITSEYTLQNTDTFSVGVSFLSGKLVYISPQASPMLRTKPNRLQGTLFSELLAPQDVSTFYSSTAPCRLPPWASCTGSMTSPVDCTQEKSMFCRISSGRDSEGEVRYYPFRMTPYQLTLRDSDMSQPQPCCLLIAEKVHSGYEAPRIPADKRIFNTSHTPGCLFQEVDERAVPLLGYLPQDLVGTPVLMYLHPDDRPVMVAIHKKILQSAGQPFEHSPLRMCARNGEYLTIDTSWSSFVNPWSRKVAFIVGRHKVRTSPLNEDVFTPSMEVEVRAMSPEIPRLSEQIHRVLVQPVHSGVSQGYCSSHGSQPHRPSPGSSGSSSPSTKGIIQMTIQRPQQMTFQQMCKDVHMVKTNGQQVFIESRNRPPLRKHASAGDLVTPENLNKDLGPIGALGPTKTLASVQSRKDPSANYSYQQINCLDSIVRYLESCNVPNTVKRKCGSSSCTTSSTSDDDKQRELSGTAKDLEGSQGKEGSKGGPQMSPLALHCKAESVVSLTSQCSFSSTIVHVGDKKPPESVSTLFPADIIMMMEETPPTTTAPAINNAITTAVTPRPSTFPSPATPSPAQPERDSRRSAGCSGSLGLTKEVLSAHTQQEEQVFLSRFRDLGQLRMLDPGPPLRGHTTTPKGVHTSKDYPTGGNGRRRGRGAKKPKHQQEGSQHGGRPKTGSGMNRSSRREGQGHQGPMFPMGQPLMRQGPLTSSSSWPTSVASLPPAVSQYPPGVLPFFPLYPNVQQQQLLAHTGVNPNAMQMGYPSPQPGFQYPLHANQISMPMAPPMMVVLPNYMFPQLNGGVPQLNQLNTAMPQYNTAMPHLNPSIPGMAQLNQALPQFNQAIPLPQLNPVLAQFNPSVTQMNGMPQAQHNPSQVNPALQVNPALSMIPQHFHNPNPTLPFPNPIPVPGLPCFALPRIDPTFVPRGNSRSSTPQSTCQSPLEGTNTPLFQSRCSSPLNLLQLEELPGNRQEGMSTGAQQTPPPPGSSSQVGGQGSVNRNMKGDAKEYDNADVDNQDAMSTSSDLLDLLLQEDACSGTGSAASGSGSSGSGSSGSNGCSTSGSDRRSSNTSKYFGSVDSSENDHKQAAGGAEEAQLMKYVLQNPIWLLMANTDDKVMMTYQMPTRDRETVLRQDRMVLRAVQKQQPHFTEEQKRELIQVHPWMGTGRLPQAINNPTCTGCSSPPATSAPRTFDVELQDMDLTGVLQLQEEATAHTETHVTMATDTSISPPQAPQTETKGGEAERQGEQEGN from the exons ATGAGTGATGAGAATGCATATACCACTTCTGTAAATGACACTAGTGGAGTAGGTGTAGAAGAAAATGTGGTGGGACTGAAGGCGGGCTGCCAGTCCCCTGAGTCTGGACTGAgtcagactggcagctctggtagCTCCAATGGAAAGAGAACTCGGTCTGGGGGCAAGTCCTCCCCCAAGTCCTCAAACTCCGATGACACCGATGCCCACTCGAGTGGGAACGACTCAGCCGAACGAGAGGTGGAAGGTCACATGGGACGTGAGACATCAACCTGCAGCAGCTCCCATAACGGGAAGGAATCTGCCATGGAGACAACAGAGAGCAAAAG CTCTATGGTCTACAGCCTGCTGAGTGGCAGCTCGGAGCAGGACCACCCGTCCACCAGCGGATGCAGCAGTGACCAGCCAGCCCGGCTGCAGACCCAGAGAGAGCTGCTCAAGGCTCTGAAGGAGCTAAAGATCCGCATGCCTGCAGACCACTGGGCGAAAGGCCGCTCCAGCACCCTGGCCTCCCTGCAGTATGCTCTCAACTGTGTCAAACAAGTCCGAG CGAATCAGGAGTATTATCACCAGTGGAGTGTGGAAGAGAGCCACGGTTGCAGTCTGGACCTCTCTTCCTTCACCACAGAGGAACTGGACAACATTACTTCTGAATACACACTCCAGAACACG GACACGTTCTCAGTGGGAGTGTCCTTTCTCTCTGGGAAGTTGGTGTACATCTCCCCCCAGGCCTCTCCCATGCTGCGCACTAAGCCTAATCGACTCCAGGGGACACTCTTCTCTGAGCTGTTGGCCCCCCAGGACGTCAGCACTTTCTACAGCAGCACTGCTCCCTGCCGCCTGCCCCCCTGGGCCTCCTGTACTGGTTCCA TGACCTCCCCTGTGGACTGCACCCAGGAGAAATCCATGTTCTGCCGTATCAGTAGTGGGAGGGACAGTGAGGGGGAAGTGCGATACTACCCCTTCCGTATGACCCCCTACCAGCTAACCCTACGGGACTCCGACATGTCCCAGCCACAGCCCTGCTGCCTGCTCATCGCTGAGAAGGTGCACTCAGGATACGAAGCTCCCCGCATCCCAGCGGACAAGAGGATTTTTAACACTAGCCACACCCCCGGCTGTCTCTTTCAGGAAGTGGATGAAAGAGCTGTGCCgttgctaggctacctgccccaggACCTGGTTGGGACTCCTGTCCTCATGTACCTCCACCCTGATGACAGGCCTGTCATGGTGGCCATACACAAGAAGA TTCTCCAGTCAGCGGGCCAGCCCTTTGAACACTCGCCCCTGCGTATGTGTGCCCGGAACGGGGAGTATCTCACCATAGATACCAGCTGGTCCTCCTTCGTCAACCCCTGGAGCCGCAAAGTGGCCTTCATCGTGGGTCGACACAAAGTCAGAAC GAGTCCCCTGAACGAAGATGTGTTTACCCCTAGTATGGAGGTGGAGGTGCGGGCCATGTCTCCAGAGATCCCCAGGCTCAGTGAGCAAATCCACCGTGTGCTGGTGCAGCCTGTCCACAGTGGTGTCTCCCAGGGCTACTGCAGCTCCCATGGATCCCAGCCACACAGGCCCAGCCCGGGCTCCTCAGGCAGCAGCAGCCCCTCCACTAAGGGGATCATCCAGATGACTATCCAGAGACCA CAGCAGATGACATTCCAGCAGATGTGTAAGGACGTCCACATGGTGAAGACCAATGGTCAGCAGGTCTTCATCGAGTCCCGCAACCGCCCACCGCTCCGCAAACACGCCAGCGCTG GAGATCTCGTGACGCCAGAGAATTTAAACAAAGACTTGGGACCTATTGGTGCTCTGGGGCCAACTAAAACCCTGGCCTCCGTGCAGTCAAGGAAAGATCCATCAGCCAACTACTCCTACCAGCAGATCAACTGTCTGGACAGCATCGTACGCTACCTGGAGAGCTGTAACGTCCCCAACACAGTGAAGAGGAAATGTGGCTCCTCCTCCTGCACCACATCATCAACGTCAGACGATGACAAGCAGAGGGAGTTGTCTGGAACAGCTAAAG ATCTCGAAGGGTCACAGGGTAAGGAAGGGTCTAAAGGGGGGCCACAGATGAGTCCTCTGGCGCTGCACTGCAAGGCTGAAAGTGTGGTCTCTCTCACGTCCCAATGCAGCTTCAGCAGCACCATCGTCCATGTAGGGGACAAGAAGCCCCCAGAGTCAG TGTCAACCTTATTCCCTGCAGATATTATCATGATGATGGAGGagacaccacccaccaccaccgcCCCAGCCATTAACAACGCCATCACCACGGCAGTGACCCCCCGTCCCTCAACCTTTCCCAGCCCAGCAACACCCAGCCCTGCCCAGCCTGAGAGGGATAGCCGCAGGTCGGCTGGATGCTCAGGCAGCCTGGGTCTGACCAAGGAGGTGCTGTCTGCCCACACCCAGCAGGAGGAACAGGTGTTCCTGAGCCGGTTCAGGGACCTGGGACAGCTCCGCATGCTGGACCCCGGTCCTCCTCTGAGAGGACACACCACCACACCCAAAG gagtgCACACCTCGAAGGACTACCCAACAGGTGGTAACGGACGGAGGAGGGGCCGGGGGGCAAAGAAGCCGAAGCACCAGCAGGAGGGCTCCCAGCACGGTGGCCGTCCCAAGACAGGCTCAGGGATGAACAGAAGTTCCAGAAGGGAAGGGCAGGGGCACCAAGGCCCCATGTTCCCCATGGGTCAACCCCTAATGAGACAGGGACCTCTGACCTCGTCCTCTTCCTGGCCCACCTCTGTGGCCAGCCTCCCTCCTGCCGTGTCCCAGTACCCTCCAGGAGTCCTGCCCTTCTTCCCCCTCTACCCCAAcgtgcaacaacaacaactcctGGCCCACACCGGGGTGAACCCCAATGCCATGCAGATGGGTTACCCCAGCCCCCAGCCAGGCTTCCAGTACCCCCTGCATGCCAATCAGATTTCCATGCCAATGGCTCCCCCGATGATGGTTGTTCTGCCCAACTACATGTTCCCTCAACTCAATGGAGGTGTACCACAGCTCAACCAGCTCAATACTGCCATGCCTCAGTATAACACAGCCATGCCTCACCTTAACCCCAGTATCCCTGGTATGGCACAACTTAACCAGGCACTACCGCAGTTCAACCAGGCTATCCCACTACCACAACTCAATCCTGTCTTGGCTCAATTCAACCCTTCTGTGACGCAGATGAATGGCATGCCTCAAGCTCAACACAACCCGTCACAGGTCAATCCTGCATTACAGGTCAATCCTGCTTTGTCGATGATCCCACAACATTTTCACAATCCCAACCCAACATTACCTTTCCCAAATCCCATTCCGGTGCCCGGGCTTCCTTGCTTTGCCTTACCCAGGATTGATCCCACTTTTGTCCCACGTGGCAACTCCCGCTCCAGCACCCCTCAGTCCACATGCCAATCCCCCCTGGAGGGGACCAACACGCCCCTCTTCCAGTCACGATGCTCCTCCCCCCTCAACTTGCTGCAGCTGGAGGAGTTGCCAGGCAACAGGCAGGAGGGCATGTCAACAGGGGCGCAGCAGACCCCACCCCCACCTGGCTCGTCGTCTCAGGTCGGAGGTCAAGGCTCTGTTAACCGCAACATGAAGGGTGATGCCAAAGAGTACGATAAT GCTGATGTTGATAACCAGGACGCCATGTCCACCTCCAGTGACCTGCTGGACCTTCTGCTGCAAGAGGATGCCTGCTCAGGGACCGGCTCGGCTGCCTCTGGCTCGGGGTCCTCTGGCTCCGGGTCCTCTGGCTCTAATGGATGCAGCACCTCAGGGAGTGACAGAA GAAGCAGCAACACCAGCAAGTACTTTGGCAGCGTTGACTCATCGGAGAACGACCATAAGCAGGCAGCAGGCGGGGCTGAAGAGGCCCAGCTCATGAAGTATGTCCTTCAGAACCCTATCTGGCTCCTCATGGCCAACacagatgacaaggttatgatgACGTACCAAATGCCCACCAG ggacagggagactgtTCTAAGGCAAGATCGTATGGTACTGAGGGCGGTGCAGAAACAGCAGCCGCACTTCACTGAGGAGCAGAAGCGAGAGCTGATCCAGGTCCACCCCTGGATGGGCACTGGACGCCTGCCACAGGCCATCAACAACCCT ACTTGTACCGGGTGCAGTTCTCCTCCAGCTACCTCCGCCCCCCGGACCTTTGATGTGGAGCTGCAGGACATGGATCTGACTGGGGTCCTCCAGCTACAGGAAGAGGCTaccgcacacacagagacacatgttaCCATGGCAACAGACacttccatctctccacctcaAGCCCCCCAGACAGAGACTAAGGGGGGTGAGGCTGAGAGGCAAGGGGAGCAGGAAGGAAACTAA
- the LOC109873696 gene encoding period circadian protein homolog 1 isoform X4, with the protein MSDENAYTTSVNDTSGVGVEENVVGLKAGCQSPESGLSQTGSSGSSNGKRTRSGGKSSPKSSNSDDTDAHSSGNDSAEREVEGHMGRETSTCSSSHNGKESAMETTESKSSMVYSLLSGSSEQDHPSTSGCSSDQPARLQTQRELLKALKELKIRMPADHWAKGRSSTLASLQYALNCVKQVRANQEYYHQWSVEESHGCSLDLSSFTTEELDNITSEYTLQNTDTFSVGVSFLSGKLVYISPQASPMLRTKPNRLQGTLFSELLAPQDVSTFYSSTAPCRLPPWASCTGSMTSPVDCTQEKSMFCRISSGRDSEGEVRYYPFRMTPYQLTLRDSDMSQPQPCCLLIAEKVHSGYEAPRIPADKRIFNTSHTPGCLFQEVDERAVPLLGYLPQDLVGTPVLMYLHPDDRPVMVAIHKKILQSAGQPFEHSPLRMCARNGEYLTIDTSWSSFVNPWSRKVAFIVGRHKVRTSPLNEDVFTPSMEVEVRAMSPEIPRLSEQIHRVLVQPVHSGVSQGYCSSHGSQPHRPSPGSSGSSSPSTKGIIQMTIQRPQQMTFQQMCKDVHMVKTNGQQVFIESRNRPPLRKHASAGDLVTPENLNKDLGPIGALGPTKTLASVQSRKDPSANYSYQQINCLDSIVRYLESCNVPNTVKRKCGSSSCTTSSTSDDDKQRELSGTAKDLEGSQGKEGSKGGPQMSPLALHCKAESVVSLTSQCSFSSTIVHVGDKKPPESDIIMMMEETPPTTTAPAINNAITTAVTPRPSTFPSPATPSPAQPERDSRRSAGCSGSLGLTKEVLSAHTQQEEQVFLSRFRDLGQLRMLDPGPPLRGHTTTPKGVHTSKDYPTGGNGRRRGRGAKKPKHQQEGSQHGGRPKTGSGMNRSSRREGQGHQGPMFPMGQPLMRQGPLTSSSSWPTSVASLPPAVSQYPPGVLPFFPLYPNVQQQQLLAHTGVNPNAMQMGYPSPQPGFQYPLHANQISMPMAPPMMVVLPNYMFPQLNGGVPQLNQLNTAMPQYNTAMPHLNPSIPGMAQLNQALPQFNQAIPLPQLNPVLAQFNPSVTQMNGMPQAQHNPSQVNPALQVNPALSMIPQHFHNPNPTLPFPNPIPVPGLPCFALPRIDPTFVPRGNSRSSTPQSTCQSPLEGTNTPLFQSRCSSPLNLLQLEELPGNRQEGMSTGAQQTPPPPGSSSQVGGQGSVNRNMKGDAKEYDNADVDNQDAMSTSSDLLDLLLQEDACSGTGSAASGSGSSGSGSSGSNGCSTSGSDRRSSNTSKYFGSVDSSENDHKQAAGGAEEAQLMKYVLQNPIWLLMANTDDKVMMTYQMPTRDRETVLRQDRMVLRAVQKQQPHFTEEQKRELIQVHPWMGTGRLPQAINNPTCTGCSSPPATSAPRTFDVELQDMDLTGVLQLQEEATAHTETHVTMATDTSISPPQAPQTETKGGEAERQGEQEGN; encoded by the exons ATGAGTGATGAGAATGCATATACCACTTCTGTAAATGACACTAGTGGAGTAGGTGTAGAAGAAAATGTGGTGGGACTGAAGGCGGGCTGCCAGTCCCCTGAGTCTGGACTGAgtcagactggcagctctggtagCTCCAATGGAAAGAGAACTCGGTCTGGGGGCAAGTCCTCCCCCAAGTCCTCAAACTCCGATGACACCGATGCCCACTCGAGTGGGAACGACTCAGCCGAACGAGAGGTGGAAGGTCACATGGGACGTGAGACATCAACCTGCAGCAGCTCCCATAACGGGAAGGAATCTGCCATGGAGACAACAGAGAGCAAAAG CTCTATGGTCTACAGCCTGCTGAGTGGCAGCTCGGAGCAGGACCACCCGTCCACCAGCGGATGCAGCAGTGACCAGCCAGCCCGGCTGCAGACCCAGAGAGAGCTGCTCAAGGCTCTGAAGGAGCTAAAGATCCGCATGCCTGCAGACCACTGGGCGAAAGGCCGCTCCAGCACCCTGGCCTCCCTGCAGTATGCTCTCAACTGTGTCAAACAAGTCCGAG CGAATCAGGAGTATTATCACCAGTGGAGTGTGGAAGAGAGCCACGGTTGCAGTCTGGACCTCTCTTCCTTCACCACAGAGGAACTGGACAACATTACTTCTGAATACACACTCCAGAACACG GACACGTTCTCAGTGGGAGTGTCCTTTCTCTCTGGGAAGTTGGTGTACATCTCCCCCCAGGCCTCTCCCATGCTGCGCACTAAGCCTAATCGACTCCAGGGGACACTCTTCTCTGAGCTGTTGGCCCCCCAGGACGTCAGCACTTTCTACAGCAGCACTGCTCCCTGCCGCCTGCCCCCCTGGGCCTCCTGTACTGGTTCCA TGACCTCCCCTGTGGACTGCACCCAGGAGAAATCCATGTTCTGCCGTATCAGTAGTGGGAGGGACAGTGAGGGGGAAGTGCGATACTACCCCTTCCGTATGACCCCCTACCAGCTAACCCTACGGGACTCCGACATGTCCCAGCCACAGCCCTGCTGCCTGCTCATCGCTGAGAAGGTGCACTCAGGATACGAAGCTCCCCGCATCCCAGCGGACAAGAGGATTTTTAACACTAGCCACACCCCCGGCTGTCTCTTTCAGGAAGTGGATGAAAGAGCTGTGCCgttgctaggctacctgccccaggACCTGGTTGGGACTCCTGTCCTCATGTACCTCCACCCTGATGACAGGCCTGTCATGGTGGCCATACACAAGAAGA TTCTCCAGTCAGCGGGCCAGCCCTTTGAACACTCGCCCCTGCGTATGTGTGCCCGGAACGGGGAGTATCTCACCATAGATACCAGCTGGTCCTCCTTCGTCAACCCCTGGAGCCGCAAAGTGGCCTTCATCGTGGGTCGACACAAAGTCAGAAC GAGTCCCCTGAACGAAGATGTGTTTACCCCTAGTATGGAGGTGGAGGTGCGGGCCATGTCTCCAGAGATCCCCAGGCTCAGTGAGCAAATCCACCGTGTGCTGGTGCAGCCTGTCCACAGTGGTGTCTCCCAGGGCTACTGCAGCTCCCATGGATCCCAGCCACACAGGCCCAGCCCGGGCTCCTCAGGCAGCAGCAGCCCCTCCACTAAGGGGATCATCCAGATGACTATCCAGAGACCA CAGCAGATGACATTCCAGCAGATGTGTAAGGACGTCCACATGGTGAAGACCAATGGTCAGCAGGTCTTCATCGAGTCCCGCAACCGCCCACCGCTCCGCAAACACGCCAGCGCTG GAGATCTCGTGACGCCAGAGAATTTAAACAAAGACTTGGGACCTATTGGTGCTCTGGGGCCAACTAAAACCCTGGCCTCCGTGCAGTCAAGGAAAGATCCATCAGCCAACTACTCCTACCAGCAGATCAACTGTCTGGACAGCATCGTACGCTACCTGGAGAGCTGTAACGTCCCCAACACAGTGAAGAGGAAATGTGGCTCCTCCTCCTGCACCACATCATCAACGTCAGACGATGACAAGCAGAGGGAGTTGTCTGGAACAGCTAAAG ATCTCGAAGGGTCACAGGGTAAGGAAGGGTCTAAAGGGGGGCCACAGATGAGTCCTCTGGCGCTGCACTGCAAGGCTGAAAGTGTGGTCTCTCTCACGTCCCAATGCAGCTTCAGCAGCACCATCGTCCATGTAGGGGACAAGAAGCCCCCAGAGTCAG ATATTATCATGATGATGGAGGagacaccacccaccaccaccgcCCCAGCCATTAACAACGCCATCACCACGGCAGTGACCCCCCGTCCCTCAACCTTTCCCAGCCCAGCAACACCCAGCCCTGCCCAGCCTGAGAGGGATAGCCGCAGGTCGGCTGGATGCTCAGGCAGCCTGGGTCTGACCAAGGAGGTGCTGTCTGCCCACACCCAGCAGGAGGAACAGGTGTTCCTGAGCCGGTTCAGGGACCTGGGACAGCTCCGCATGCTGGACCCCGGTCCTCCTCTGAGAGGACACACCACCACACCCAAAG gagtgCACACCTCGAAGGACTACCCAACAGGTGGTAACGGACGGAGGAGGGGCCGGGGGGCAAAGAAGCCGAAGCACCAGCAGGAGGGCTCCCAGCACGGTGGCCGTCCCAAGACAGGCTCAGGGATGAACAGAAGTTCCAGAAGGGAAGGGCAGGGGCACCAAGGCCCCATGTTCCCCATGGGTCAACCCCTAATGAGACAGGGACCTCTGACCTCGTCCTCTTCCTGGCCCACCTCTGTGGCCAGCCTCCCTCCTGCCGTGTCCCAGTACCCTCCAGGAGTCCTGCCCTTCTTCCCCCTCTACCCCAAcgtgcaacaacaacaactcctGGCCCACACCGGGGTGAACCCCAATGCCATGCAGATGGGTTACCCCAGCCCCCAGCCAGGCTTCCAGTACCCCCTGCATGCCAATCAGATTTCCATGCCAATGGCTCCCCCGATGATGGTTGTTCTGCCCAACTACATGTTCCCTCAACTCAATGGAGGTGTACCACAGCTCAACCAGCTCAATACTGCCATGCCTCAGTATAACACAGCCATGCCTCACCTTAACCCCAGTATCCCTGGTATGGCACAACTTAACCAGGCACTACCGCAGTTCAACCAGGCTATCCCACTACCACAACTCAATCCTGTCTTGGCTCAATTCAACCCTTCTGTGACGCAGATGAATGGCATGCCTCAAGCTCAACACAACCCGTCACAGGTCAATCCTGCATTACAGGTCAATCCTGCTTTGTCGATGATCCCACAACATTTTCACAATCCCAACCCAACATTACCTTTCCCAAATCCCATTCCGGTGCCCGGGCTTCCTTGCTTTGCCTTACCCAGGATTGATCCCACTTTTGTCCCACGTGGCAACTCCCGCTCCAGCACCCCTCAGTCCACATGCCAATCCCCCCTGGAGGGGACCAACACGCCCCTCTTCCAGTCACGATGCTCCTCCCCCCTCAACTTGCTGCAGCTGGAGGAGTTGCCAGGCAACAGGCAGGAGGGCATGTCAACAGGGGCGCAGCAGACCCCACCCCCACCTGGCTCGTCGTCTCAGGTCGGAGGTCAAGGCTCTGTTAACCGCAACATGAAGGGTGATGCCAAAGAGTACGATAAT GCTGATGTTGATAACCAGGACGCCATGTCCACCTCCAGTGACCTGCTGGACCTTCTGCTGCAAGAGGATGCCTGCTCAGGGACCGGCTCGGCTGCCTCTGGCTCGGGGTCCTCTGGCTCCGGGTCCTCTGGCTCTAATGGATGCAGCACCTCAGGGAGTGACAGAA GAAGCAGCAACACCAGCAAGTACTTTGGCAGCGTTGACTCATCGGAGAACGACCATAAGCAGGCAGCAGGCGGGGCTGAAGAGGCCCAGCTCATGAAGTATGTCCTTCAGAACCCTATCTGGCTCCTCATGGCCAACacagatgacaaggttatgatgACGTACCAAATGCCCACCAG ggacagggagactgtTCTAAGGCAAGATCGTATGGTACTGAGGGCGGTGCAGAAACAGCAGCCGCACTTCACTGAGGAGCAGAAGCGAGAGCTGATCCAGGTCCACCCCTGGATGGGCACTGGACGCCTGCCACAGGCCATCAACAACCCT ACTTGTACCGGGTGCAGTTCTCCTCCAGCTACCTCCGCCCCCCGGACCTTTGATGTGGAGCTGCAGGACATGGATCTGACTGGGGTCCTCCAGCTACAGGAAGAGGCTaccgcacacacagagacacatgttaCCATGGCAACAGACacttccatctctccacctcaAGCCCCCCAGACAGAGACTAAGGGGGGTGAGGCTGAGAGGCAAGGGGAGCAGGAAGGAAACTAA